In Desulfatirhabdium butyrativorans DSM 18734, one genomic interval encodes:
- a CDS encoding sigma-54-dependent transcriptional regulator, with translation MSRVLIIDDDDQLRKSFQKLLKEEGYEVSGAASGEAGLAEVRRQPPDLVIVDMRLPGMNGLETFQAIQGIEPKLPAIIMTAYGTTETAIEATKIGAFDYILKPFDIPEMLGLIAKAIEAGRLMRSPVEMNAGPEDSGKEAIIGRSTAMQDVYKAIGRVAPTDATALIRGESGTGKELVARAIYQHSRRSAKPFLVINCVAIPETLLESELFGYEKGAFTGAGHRRIGKLEQANGGTVFLDEIGDMPFSLQSKILRLLQERSIERLGGRETIPVDVRVIAATNRDLEAAIDAGRFREDLYYRLKVVSIFLPPLHQRTGDIPLLTSYFLKRFSRETGISPPVIHPEAMDLLSGYPWPGNVRELANTIQKAVIFSRGAPIGPENIAAALGEKQAVSAEEVENQEGILRRLFRGVIQAGTGEHLYDSYFDYLSRLFITEALNIADGNRSRAAKLLGLSRPTLHAKIEKYGLKIESAVRDEGQ, from the coding sequence ATGAGCCGGGTTCTGATTATTGATGACGATGATCAATTGAGAAAAAGCTTCCAGAAGCTTCTGAAAGAAGAAGGTTACGAGGTGAGCGGTGCGGCATCGGGTGAGGCCGGGCTTGCCGAAGTGCGCAGGCAGCCGCCCGATCTGGTGATCGTGGACATGCGGCTTCCGGGCATGAACGGCCTGGAAACGTTTCAGGCGATCCAGGGCATCGAACCGAAACTTCCGGCCATCATCATGACGGCGTACGGAACGACCGAAACCGCCATCGAGGCGACCAAGATCGGTGCGTTCGACTATATTCTCAAACCCTTCGATATCCCGGAAATGCTGGGACTGATCGCCAAGGCCATCGAGGCCGGCCGGCTGATGCGCTCCCCGGTCGAAATGAACGCCGGTCCCGAGGATTCCGGAAAAGAAGCCATCATCGGGCGAAGCACCGCCATGCAGGATGTTTACAAGGCCATCGGCAGGGTGGCGCCGACAGACGCGACGGCGCTGATCCGTGGCGAATCGGGCACCGGAAAAGAGCTGGTGGCCAGAGCCATTTACCAGCACAGCAGAAGGTCCGCCAAACCCTTTCTGGTCATCAATTGTGTGGCCATTCCCGAAACGCTTCTCGAGAGTGAACTTTTCGGCTACGAGAAAGGGGCTTTCACGGGCGCCGGCCACCGGCGGATCGGCAAGCTGGAGCAGGCCAACGGCGGAACGGTCTTTCTGGACGAAATCGGGGATATGCCGTTTTCCCTGCAATCGAAAATCCTGCGCTTGCTGCAGGAGCGCAGCATCGAGCGGCTCGGCGGGCGGGAAACGATTCCGGTCGATGTCCGGGTGATCGCCGCAACCAACCGGGATCTGGAGGCGGCCATCGATGCGGGCCGGTTCCGGGAAGACCTGTATTACCGGCTCAAGGTCGTGAGCATTTTTCTGCCGCCCCTTCACCAGCGAACCGGTGATATTCCGCTGCTGACAAGCTATTTTCTCAAACGTTTCTCCCGCGAAACCGGCATTTCACCACCCGTGATCCATCCGGAAGCCATGGACCTGCTCTCCGGCTATCCGTGGCCGGGAAACGTCCGGGAGCTGGCCAACACGATCCAGAAGGCGGTCATCTTCAGCCGTGGGGCGCCGATCGGGCCGGAGAACATTGCCGCTGCGCTGGGTGAAAAGCAAGCCGTGTCCGCAGAAGAGGTCGAAAACCAGGAGGGTATCCTGCGCAGGCTTTTTCGCGGGGTGATCCAGGCTGGTACAGGCGAACATCTTTATGACAGCTATTTCGACTACCTGTCCCGGCTCTTCATCACCGAAGCCCTCAACATTGCCGATGGTAACCGCAGCCGCGCAGCCAAACTCCTCGGGCTTTCCCGGCCGACCCTCCATGCCAAGATTGAAAAATACGGCCTGAAAATCGAATCCGCCGTGCGGGATGAGGGCCAATAG
- a CDS encoding metallophosphoesterase yields the protein MNAISTNHLQSGPETKFILFSDAHRGDGSGADDFAANSQLFKCALDHYLAEGYTLIELGDSEELLENKQFDQIYISHTAIYDRLAQFHQSGGRYIKLWGNHDDLWERRQDLLQHLFPGIVVYEAAVIDRRILLWHGHRADPKCWGWWAKLTRVVLRKFWYGMQQIGFRDPTRAAENPGRCDAVDKILFEWAKTGRSEMRRLDEWFPGMRIDIIIAGHTHRPVFQNLSLTDKWYVEKRRSTPGTRRGNRRDSAYFNTGSCVHPRCITGIELTGTGNEMHISLIKWSAEPIREKELAEGTVYPLAIQRTVLESALLKSGAISI from the coding sequence ATGAATGCCATCTCCACCAACCATCTTCAGAGCGGCCCTGAAACCAAATTTATCCTGTTTTCCGATGCCCACCGGGGCGACGGCAGCGGGGCGGACGATTTTGCGGCCAATTCCCAATTGTTCAAATGCGCGCTCGATCACTACCTTGCCGAAGGCTACACCTTGATCGAGTTGGGCGATTCCGAAGAGCTGCTGGAAAATAAACAATTCGACCAGATCTACATCAGCCATACGGCCATTTACGATAGGCTGGCCCAATTTCATCAGTCTGGCGGTCGCTACATCAAGCTGTGGGGCAATCACGACGATCTCTGGGAGCGCAGGCAGGATCTGCTGCAGCATCTTTTCCCCGGGATCGTGGTCTATGAGGCTGCCGTCATCGACCGTCGTATCCTGTTGTGGCACGGACATCGGGCGGATCCGAAATGTTGGGGATGGTGGGCCAAATTGACGCGGGTGGTTCTGCGAAAATTCTGGTACGGGATGCAGCAGATTGGTTTTCGGGATCCCACTCGGGCGGCTGAAAATCCCGGACGATGCGATGCCGTGGACAAAATCTTGTTCGAATGGGCGAAGACCGGCCGTTCCGAAATGCGCCGGTTGGACGAGTGGTTCCCGGGGATGCGGATCGACATAATCATCGCCGGGCATACCCACAGGCCCGTTTTCCAGAACCTGTCGTTGACGGACAAGTGGTATGTCGAGAAAAGGCGCTCCACACCCGGCACAAGACGCGGGAACCGTCGAGACAGCGCCTACTTCAACACGGGCTCCTGCGTTCATCCCCGATGCATCACCGGGATCGAACTGACGGGAACGGGGAATGAGATGCACATTTCCCTGATCAAATGGTCGGCCGAGCCAATCCGGGAAAAGGAATTGGCTGAAGGAACCGTTTATCCGCTGGCGATTCAAAGGACTGTCCTCGAGTCGGCTTTGCTGAAATCAGGAGCGATATCGATATGA
- a CDS encoding ATP-binding protein yields the protein MKTLPIGIQYFGNIRGRANDYYYIDKTDHIVDLVRHGKFLFLSRPRRFGKSLLLSTMEEAFLGNRELFRGLYLEDHWDWDTRHPVIHISFGAGVIRDVADLGERFGFILKENARSGGVTLTESNRRERFFELITALFRKSGQQVVILVDEYDKPILDNIDKPTVATDIRDELKNIYSVIKDADRYLKFVFITGVSKFSKVSLFSGLNNLQDITLHERYATICGYTHEEMVTTFAERLSGVDLDAVRRWYNGYNFLGEPVYNPFDILLYLDTKEFRSYWFETGSPSFLIKLIEERHYPVPNLEKVLSSEQMLGAFDVDRIDIEPLLFQTGYLTIRSRESIGSKIGYRMAFPNLEVKLSLTDAILDRLSGAPAVKENNQYRLYHCLEDADIDGLRDIFHAFFASIPNEWYASSRVAAYEAFYASVFYCYFTAIGLDVRVEDSTNVGRIDMTVIYGGRVYLFEFKVVELDPSPRKAIEQIRSRRYWEKYVGKGEIVLVGVEFSKTTRNIVGYDWERIDSGAAAPLP from the coding sequence ATGAAAACATTGCCGATCGGCATACAATACTTCGGAAACATTCGAGGCAGAGCGAACGACTACTACTATATCGACAAGACGGATCATATCGTCGATCTCGTTCGTCACGGAAAATTTCTCTTTCTTTCCCGGCCGAGACGTTTCGGAAAATCTCTGCTGCTCAGCACGATGGAGGAGGCGTTTCTGGGAAACCGGGAGCTGTTTCGGGGGCTCTATCTCGAGGATCACTGGGATTGGGATACCCGGCATCCGGTGATCCATATCAGCTTCGGAGCAGGCGTGATCCGGGATGTGGCGGACCTGGGGGAGCGCTTTGGGTTCATTCTCAAGGAAAACGCCCGAAGCGGCGGGGTGACTCTTACGGAATCCAATCGACGGGAGCGGTTTTTCGAGCTTATTACCGCATTGTTTCGAAAAAGCGGCCAACAAGTCGTCATCCTGGTGGACGAATACGACAAGCCGATCTTGGACAACATCGACAAGCCGACTGTGGCAACCGACATCCGGGACGAGCTCAAGAACATCTACTCGGTGATCAAGGATGCGGATCGGTATCTGAAGTTCGTCTTCATCACGGGCGTGAGCAAGTTCAGCAAGGTGTCGCTCTTCAGCGGGTTGAACAACCTGCAGGACATCACCCTTCACGAGCGCTATGCCACGATCTGCGGCTATACCCACGAGGAGATGGTGACGACCTTTGCCGAGCGGCTTTCCGGCGTGGACCTCGATGCGGTGCGGCGCTGGTACAACGGATACAACTTCCTGGGCGAGCCGGTGTACAATCCTTTCGACATCCTCTTGTATCTCGACACGAAGGAATTTCGAAGTTACTGGTTCGAGACGGGAAGCCCGTCGTTTCTGATCAAGCTGATCGAAGAGCGACATTATCCCGTTCCGAATCTTGAAAAGGTGTTGTCTTCCGAGCAGATGCTGGGGGCCTTCGATGTGGACCGAATCGATATCGAGCCTCTCCTGTTTCAGACCGGATACCTGACGATTCGCTCCCGGGAATCGATCGGCTCGAAAATCGGATATCGCATGGCATTTCCCAATCTGGAGGTGAAGCTCAGCCTGACGGATGCCATCCTCGATCGGTTGTCCGGAGCACCGGCGGTGAAAGAGAACAACCAGTATCGGCTCTACCATTGTCTGGAAGATGCCGATATCGACGGCCTCCGGGACATCTTCCACGCCTTTTTCGCCTCGATCCCGAACGAGTGGTATGCAAGCAGCCGGGTGGCGGCATACGAAGCCTTCTATGCGAGCGTCTTCTACTGCTATTTTACGGCGATCGGGCTCGATGTCCGGGTGGAGGATTCCACGAATGTCGGCAGGATCGACATGACGGTGATCTATGGCGGCAGGGTGTACCTCTTCGAATTCAAGGTGGTGGAGCTCGACCCCTCGCCCCGCAAGGCCATCGAGCAGATCCGAAGCAGGCGCTACTGGGAGAAATATGTCGGCAAGGGTG